A single Glycine soja cultivar W05 chromosome 14, ASM419377v2, whole genome shotgun sequence DNA region contains:
- the LOC114385179 gene encoding fimbrin-5-like, whose translation MSSFVGVLVSDQWLQSQFTQVELRTLKSKYVSERTQSGRVTVGNLPPIFKKLKGFSELFTEDEIKDALAESYQNMDEEIDFESFLRAHLNLQSRAIAKDGGSKSSSSFLKAATTTVHHAINESEKASYVAHINNYLAEDKFMSQFLPIDPSTNALFDLAKDGVLLCKLINIAVPGTIDDRAINTKRVLNPWERNENHTLGLNSAKAIGCTVVNIGTQDLIEGRPHLVLGLISQVIKIQLLADLNLKKTPQLVELVEDDKDVEELISLAPDKLLLKWMNFHLKKAGYEKQVTNFSSDLKDGEAYAYLLNALAPEVAGPSALATSDPTERANMVLEQAEKLDCKRYLTPKDIVEGSPNLNLAFVAQIFQHRNGLTTVDSQKMSFAEMMTDDAETSREERCFRLWINSLGIATYVNNVFEDVRNGWVLLEVLDKVSPASVNWKLATKPPIKMPFRKVENCNQVIKIGKELNFSLVNVAGNDIVQGNKKLLLAFLWQLMRFTMLQLLRNLRSHSQGKEITDADILNWANNKVKRAGRTSQMDSFKDKNLSGGVFFLELLSAVEPRVVNWSLVTKGETDEDKKLNATYIISVARKLGCSIFLLPEDIIEVNQKMILILTASIMYWSLKKPEENITPEASPKASVDGESETDVVDEVSNLAIDDTTSENASSS comes from the exons ATGTCTAGTTTTGTCGGCGTCCTTGTTTCTGATCAATGGCTTCAGAGCCAGTTCACTCAAGTCGAACTTCGAACCCTCAAATCCAAG TATGTGTCGGAAAGGACTCAATCGGGACGTGTTACTGTCGGAAATTTGCCacctatttttaagaaattaaagggTTTCTCTGAACTGTTCACCGAGGATGAGATTAAGGATGCCTTGGCAGAGTCATATCAGAACATGGATGAAGAGATTGATTTTGAGTCGTTCCTTAGG GCACATTTAAATCTTCAATCCCGAGCAATAGCTAAAGATGGTGGTTCAAAAAGTTCTTCTTCATTCCTGAAGGCAGCTACAACAACTGTTCATCATGCAATTAATGAATCTGAGAAAGCGTCTTATGTTGCACATATTAACAACTACTTGGCTGAAGATAAATTCATGAGTCAGTTTCTTCCAATTGATCCATCAACAAATGCATTGTTTGATCTTGCAAAAGATGGAGTCCTTCTTTG CAAGCTTATTAATATTGCTGTTCCTGGGACCATAGATGATCGAGCTATTAACACAAAAAGGGTTCTTAATCCATGGGAAAGGAATGAGAACCATACCCTTGGCCTCAATTCGGCCAAGGCTATTGGGTGCACGGTGGTTAATATTGGTACACAGGATTTAATTGAAGGAAGA CCCCATCTGGTACTTGGTTTGATTTCACAAGTAATCAAG ATTCAATTGTTAGCTGATCTCAATCTGAAGAAAACTCCTCAACTTGTGGAATTAGTGGAAGATGACAAG GATGTGGAGGAGCTTATCAGTTTAGCACCTGATAAGCTCTTATTGAAATGGATGAATTTCCACTTGAAGAAAGCTGGATATGAGAAACAAGTTACAAACTTCTCTTCTGACCTAAAG GATGGAGAGGCTTATGCTTACTTGCTTAATGCTCTTGCCCCAGAAGTGGCAGGTCCATCTGCCCTAGCCACAAGTGATCCAACAGAAAGGGCAAACATGGTTCTTGAGCAGGCAGAGAAATTAGATTGCAAGAGATACCTCACTCCAAAGGACATAGTGGAGGGGTCACCTAATCTTAATCTTGCATTTGTTGCTCAAATTTTCCAGCATAG GAATGGCCTTACAACAGTTGACAGCCAGAAAATGTCCTTTGCTGAGATGATGACTGATGATGCAGAGACATCTCGGGAAGAACGATGCTTTAGACTATGGATTAACAGTCTTGGAATTGCCACTTATGTCAATAATGTTTTTGAGGATGTCAGAAATGG ATGGGTTCTATTAGAAGTTCTTGACAAGGTTTCACCTGCATCTGTCAATTGGAAGTTGGCCACAAAGCCTCCTATAAAGATGCCGTTTCGGAAAGTTGAGAACTGCAACCAAGTTATAAAGATTGGGAAGGAACTAAACTTTTCATTAGTGAATGTTGCTGGTAATGATATTGTACAAGGGAATAAGAAGCTCTTATTGG CATTTTTGTGGCAGCTGATGAGGTTTACTATGCTTCAACTTCTGAGAAATTTGAGATCGCACTCACAAGGTAAAGAGATTACTGATGCTGATATTCTAAACTGGGCAAACAATAAAGTGAAAAGAGCAGGAAGAACTTCTCAAATGGATAGTTTCAAG GATAAGAATCTTTCTGGTGGCGTTTTCTTCCTTGAGCTTTTGAGTGCTGTGGAGCCAAGGGTTGTCAACTGGAGTCTTGTTACTAAAGGGGAGACTG ATGAAGATAAGAAGTTGAATGCAACATACATAATCAGTGTTGCCCGAAAACTAGGGTGTTCCATTTTCCTGTTACCTGAGGACATAATAGAG GTCAACCAGAAGATGATACTCATTTTAACTGCTAGCATCATGTATTGGAGCCTGAAGAAACCTGAAGAAAACATCACCCCTGAAGCATCGCCTAAAGCTTCAGTAGATGGTGAAAGCGAAACAGATGTAGTGGACGAGGTATCCAATTTAGCCATTGATGATACAACTTCGGAGAATGCTAGCTCTTCTTAA
- the LOC114385171 gene encoding fasciclin-like arabinogalactan protein 7, whose amino-acid sequence MEFSMIFIVSNIMLLFSSAFAKTASPPSLSPTPAPAPAPDFVNLTELLSVAGPFHTFLGYLESTKVIDTFQNQANNTEEGITIFVPKDSAFNAIKKTTLSNLTSNQLKQVILFHALPHFYSLAEFTSLSQTSSTPTFAGGDYTLNFTDDSGTVHINSGWSKTRVSSAVHSTDPVAIYQVDKVLLPEAIFGTDIPPAPAPAPTPDIAPAADSPTEHSADSKASSPSSTHDGSSSHKLISYGIWANLVLATFGVLVLF is encoded by the coding sequence ATGGAGTTTTCTATGATTTTCATTGTTAGCAACATTATGCTGCTTTTCAGTTCAGCATTTGCCAAAACTGCTAGTCCTCCCTCTCTGAGCCCAACTCCAGCACCAGCCCCGGCACCAGACTTCGTGAACCTCACTGAGTTACTCAGTGTTGCTGGTCCGTTTCACACCTTCCTTGGATACCTTGAGTCCACTAAAGTGATTGACACTTTCCAAAACCAAGCCAACAACACTGAAGAAGGAATTACCATCTTTGTTCCTAAGGACAGTGCCTTCAATGCTATAAAGAAAACTACCCTATCCAACCTCACCTCTAACCAGCTAAAGCAAGTGATCCTCTTCCATGCCTTGCCACATTTCTATTCTCTGGCTGAGTTCACAAGCCTTAGCCAAACCAGCTCTACTCCCACATTCGCCGGAGGAGATTACACTTTGAATTTCACTGATGATTCCGGGACAGTGCACATTAATTCAGGATGGTCCAAGACCAGGGTGAGCAGTGCTGTTCATTCCACAGATCCTGTTGCAATATATCAAGTTGACAAGGTGCTACTCCCTGAGGCCATTTTTGGCACTGATATACCTCCTGCACCTGCTCCTGCACCAACTCCTGATATTGCCCCTGCTGCTGATTCTCCAACTGAACACAGTGCAGATAGCAaagcatcatctccatcatccactcATGATGGCTCCTCTTCTCACAAGCTCATCAGCTATGGAATCTGGGCCAACCTTGTCTTGGCAACTTTTGGTGTGCTGGTGCTCTTCTGA
- the LOC114385193 gene encoding TBC1 domain family member 2B-like yields MYGTKSKIDLAFEYQSQVAVLRPSIHSRRANLTVKFQDLYGFTVEGNVDDVNVLNEVREKVRQQGRVWWALEASKGANWYLHTTIGQGSALTSSLKFSALANAITLKKLIRKGIPPVLRPKIWFSLSGAAKKKSTVPDSYYDDLTKAVEGKVTPATRQIDHDLPRTFPGHPWLDTPEGHAALRRVLVAYSFRDSDVGYCQGLNYVAALLLLVMKTEEDAFWMLAVLLENVLVNDCYTNNLSGCHVEQRVFKDLLVKKCPRIATHLEALEFDVSLVTTEWFLCLFSKSLPSETTLRVWDVIFYEGAKVIFNVALAIFKMKEDELVITHHVGEVINILQITTHHLFDPDDLLTVAFDKIGSMTTNTISKQRKKQEPEVMKELDQRIRRLNSLRMEDK; encoded by the exons ATGTATGGAACCAAAAGCAAAATAGACCTTGCCTTTGAATACCAATCCCAAGTTGCAGTTTTGAGGCCCAGTATCCATTCCAGAAGAGCAAATCTGACTGTGAAATTCCAAGACCTTTATGGGTTCACAGTGGAAGGGAATGTGGATGATGTGAATGTGTTGAATGAGGTAAGGGAGAAGGTGAGGCAACAGGGAAGGGTTTGGTGGGCATTGGAGGCCAGCAAAGGGGCAAATTGGTATTTGCACACAACCATAGGGCAAGGCAGTGCCCTCACATCTTCATTGAAATTCTCAGCACTGGCTAATGCTATAACTTTGAAGAAGTTGATAAGGAAGGGGATACCCCCAGTTCTTAGGCCTAAGATTTGGTTTTCCTTGTCAGGGGCAGCCAAGAAAAAGTCCACTGTGCCTGACAGTTATTATGATGATTTGACCAAAGCAGTGGAAGGGAAGGTCACCCCTGCTACCCGGCAGATAGATCAT gatctacccAGAACCTTCCCTGGTCACCCATGGCTGGACACTCCTGAGGGACATGCTGCTCTCAGGCGTGTTCTTGTTGCCTATTCTTTTCGTGATTCTGATGTTGGGTATTGTCAG GGATTAAATTACGTTGCAGCATTGTTGTTGCTTGTCATGAAGACAGAAGAAGATGCATTTTGGATGCTTGCTGTCTTGTTGGAAAACGTCCTGGTTAACGACTGTTACACAAACAACTTGTCGGGATGCCACGTGGAACAAAGAGTGTTTAAAGATTTACTTGTTAAAAAGTGTCCAAG GATTGCTACTCATTTGGAAGCTTTGGAATTTGATGTTTCCCTTGTTACCACTGAGTGGTTCCTTTGCCTCTTTTCAAAAAGCCTGCCTTCCGAG ACAACCCTTCGCGTGTGGGATGTTATCTTCTATGAGGGTGCTAAGGTTATATTTAACGTGGCCTTGGCAATCTTTAAG ATGAAGGAAGATGAATTAGTTATAACCCATCACGTTGGCGAAGTAATCAATATTCTGCAGATTACCACTCATCACCTATTTGATCCAGATGATCTATTGACA GTGGCATTTGATAAGATAGGTTCCATGACAACAAATACCATATCAAAGCAAAGGAAGAAGCAAGAGCCTGAAGTGATGAAGGAGCTTGATCAGAGGATCAGACGGCTAAATTCCCTTAGAATGGAGGACAAATAG